Below is a genomic region from Variovorax sp. J2L1-78.
GTTTTTGCGTTGTCGGATTAACGCTTGTCGAGGCCGGCCGGCGGCCAGCTTTCGAGCTTCATACCCAAGGTGAGGCCACGCGATGCGAGGACTTCCTTGATTTCGTTGAGCGACTTGCGACCCAGGTTCGGGGTCTTGAGCAGCTCGTTCTCGGTGCGCTGGATCAGGTCACCGATGTAGTAGATGTTCTCGGCCTTCAGGCAGTTCGCCGAACGGACCGTGAGCTCGAGCTCGTCGACCGGGCGCAGCAGGATCGGGTCGAACTGCTGGGCGCTGCGCGGTGCGGGTGCATCGAATGCCGCGAGTTCGCCGCCTTCGAGCTGCGCGAACACGGCGAGCTGTTCCACCAGGATCTTCGCCGAAGCGCGAACCGCGTCTTCAGCGGTGATGGCGCCATTGGTCTCGATCTCGATGAGCAGCTTGTCCAGGTCGGTACGCTGTTCGACACGGGCGCTTTCGACGGTGTAGCTCACACGCTTGACGGGCGAGAACGAGGCGTCGAGAACGATGCGGCCGATCGACTTCGTCGGCTCGTCCGCGTAACGGCGCATCGTGCCCGGCACATAGCCGCGGCCCTTCTCGACCTTGATCTGCATGTCCAGCTTGCCGCCTTGCGACAGATGGGCGATGACGTGGTCGGGATTGATGATCTCGACGTCGTGCGGCGTCTGGATGTCGGAGGCCAGCACTGGGCCTTCGCCGTCCTTGCGCAGGCTCAGCGTGACTTCATCGCGGTTGTGGAGCTTGAACACCACGCCCTTGAGGTTCAGCAGGATGTTGACGACGTCTTCCTGAACGCCATCGATCGACGAGTACTCGTGGAGCACGCCGGCGATCGTCACTTCGGTGGCCGAATAACCGACCATCGACGACAGCAGCACGCGACGCAGTGCGTTGCCGAGCGTGTGGCCGTAGCCGCGCTCGAAAGGCTCGAGCGTGACCTTTGCCTTGTTGGCGGCCAGTTGCTCGACCTGGATGGTCTTGGGTTTCAGCAGGGTGGTTTGCATGCAGACTTCCTCTCAATACCCCCGGTTCGTTACACCGGTAAGGCTGGTGAAGTGCCCTGTCGCGGTGCAGCGCGGAGGGAACAAAAAATCACAAGGACGAGGCCGCGCAGCAGCCTCGTTATCGTCCGTTTATCGCGAATAGAGTTCGACGATCAACGATTCGTTGATGTCGGCGGCGAATTCGTCGCGATCCGGAACCTTCTTGAAGGTGCCTTCGGCCTTGTCGGCGTTCACTTCCACCCAGGCCGGCATGCCGACCTGTGCAGCCAGCTGCAGCGCTTCGGCGATGCGGGTCTGCTTCTTGGACTTGTCGCGCACGGCGATCACGTCACCGGTCTTGACCAGGTACGACGCGATGTTGACCGACTGGCCGTTCACCGTAATGGCACGGTGCGACACGAGCTGGCGTGCCTCGGCGCGGGTCGAGCCGAAGCCCATGCGATAGACGACGTTGTCCAGGCGCGATTCGAGGATGAACAGCAGGTTGGCGCCGGTGTTGCCACGGCGACGATCGGCTTCCTCGAAGTAGCGGCGGAACTGCTTTTCGAGCACGCCGTACATGCGCTTGACCTTCTGCTTTTCACGCAGTTGCAGGCCGAAGTCGGAGGTGCGCTGACCCGAGGTGCGACCGTGCTGGCCGGGCTTGGAGTCGAACTTCGACTTGTCCTGGATCGAGCGACGGGCGCTCTTGAGGAACAGGTCGGTGCCTTCACGGCGGGAGAGTTTGGCCTTGGGGCCGAGGTAGCGTGCCACTTGATCTTCCTTTGTGTCATCTGCTGCAGCACTTGTCTGCAGGAGCCATCAGCGGCGTGCCGATGGCGGTGGGCTTGTTAAAACAAAATGCGCAGCCGCGGTGAAGCAGACTGCGCGGTGGCATCTCGGCCCGGAGGCCAGGACACCTGATCGCCGACGATCAGATGCGGCGACGTTTCTGCGGGCGGCAACCGTTGTGCGGCACCGGCGTCACGTCGGCAATGGAATTGATCCGGATGCCGAGCGCCGCCAGGGCGCGCACCGACGATTCGCGACCCGGGCCGGGGCCCTTGATCTCGACGTCGAGGTTCTTGATGCCTTGTTCGACAGCAGCACGGCCGGCCACTTCCGACGCCACCTGGGCAGCGAAAGGCGTCGACTTGCGCGAGCCCTTGAAACCCTGGCCACCCGACGAGGCCCACGACAGCGCATTGCCCTGGCGGTCCGTGATCGTGATGATCGTGTTGTTGAACGAGGCGTGCACGTGGGCGATACCGTCCGCAACGTTCTTGCGAACCTTCTTGCGAACGCGCTGTGCGGCGTTATTGGCAGGAGCTTTAGCCATGCTGTTTCAATCCTTATTTCTTCAGGGACTGCGCGGCCTTGCGCGGACCCTTACGGGTACGGGCATTGGTGCGCGTGCGCTGGCCGCGCATCGGCAGGCCACGGCGATGGCGGAAGCCGCGATAGCAGCCGATGTCCATCAATCGCTTGATGTTCATCGTCGTCTCGCGACGCAGGTCGCCTTCGATGGTGAAGAGAGCGATCTGGTCGCGGATCTTTTCGAGATCGGCGTCGGTCAGATCCTTGATCTTCTTCGAATAGTCGATGCCGCTCGCTTCGCAGATTTGACGGGCGCGGGTGCGACCGATACCGAAGATGGCGGTCAGGCCAATCTCAGCGTGCTTGTGCGGCGGAATGTTGATGCCAGCAATACGTGCCATGTGCGTCCTCTAATACTCTTTGATCAACCCTGGCGCTGCTTGTGGCGCGGGTCGGTACAGATCACACGCACCACACCCTTGCGGCGGATGATCTTGCAATTGCGGCAGATGGTCTTGACCGAAGCCGAAACTCTCATATGACTCTCCTAAAACGTGTTCGATGTTGCAGCAGTGCTCAAGATGTCTTGAAGTTGGCCTTCTTGAGCAGCGATTCATATTGCTGCGACATCATGTAGTTCTGTACTTGGGCCATGAAGTCCATCGTGACAACCACGATGATCAACAGGGAGGTGCCGCCGAAATAGAACGGCACGTTGTATTTGAGGATCAGGAACTCCGGCAGCAGACAGACGAAGGTGATGTACACCGCGCCGGCCAACGTCAGGCGAACCAGGATCTTGTCGATGTAGCGCGCCGTCTGGTCACCCGGACGGATGCCCGGAATGAACGCCCCGCTCTTCTTCAGGTTGTCGGCCGTTTCCTTGCTGTTGAACACGAGGGCCGTGTAGAAGAAGCAGAAGAAAACGATCGCAGCCGCGTAGAGCATCACATAGATCGGCTGACCCGGTGTGAGCGCGCCGGCAATGTCCTTGATCCAGCGCATGCTGTCACCGGTGCTGAACCAGCCCACCACGGTGGCCGGCAGCAGGATGATCGACGACGCGAAGATCGGCGGAATCACGCCAGCCATGTTCAGCTTCAGCGGCAGATGCGACGACTGGCCGCCATACACCTTGTTGCCCACCTGGCGCCGCGCATAGTTCACGAGGATCTTGCGCTGCCCGCGTTCGACGAACACCACGAAGTAGGTCACCAGGACCACGACCGCGATGATGAACAAGGCGATGACCGGGTTCATGGCACCGGTGGTCACCAGCGAAGCCAGGCCACCGATGGCGTTGGGCAGACCGGCGGCGATGCCCGCGAAGATCAGGATCGAAATGCCGTTGCCCAGACCGCGTTCGGTGATCTGCTCGCCGAGCCACATCAGGAACATCGAGCCGGCCGTCAGGCTGACCATGGCGGTGATCCGGAAGCCGAAGCCCGGGGTGATCACCAGACCGGCCGACGATTCGAGGGCGACAGCGATGCTGAAGGACTGGAACAGTGCCAGACCCAGCGCGCCATAACGCGTGTACTGCGTGATCTTGCGGCGACCCGACTCGCCTTCCTTCTTCAATTGCTCGAAGCTCGGAAGCACGTAGGTCATCAACTGCATGATGATCGACGCCGAGATGTACGGCATGATGCCCAGCGCGAACACGGTGAAGCGCGACAGCGC
It encodes:
- a CDS encoding DNA-directed RNA polymerase subunit alpha, which codes for MQTTLLKPKTIQVEQLAANKAKVTLEPFERGYGHTLGNALRRVLLSSMVGYSATEVTIAGVLHEYSSIDGVQEDVVNILLNLKGVVFKLHNRDEVTLSLRKDGEGPVLASDIQTPHDVEIINPDHVIAHLSQGGKLDMQIKVEKGRGYVPGTMRRYADEPTKSIGRIVLDASFSPVKRVSYTVESARVEQRTDLDKLLIEIETNGAITAEDAVRASAKILVEQLAVFAQLEGGELAAFDAPAPRSAQQFDPILLRPVDELELTVRSANCLKAENIYYIGDLIQRTENELLKTPNLGRKSLNEIKEVLASRGLTLGMKLESWPPAGLDKR
- the rpsD gene encoding 30S ribosomal protein S4, with protein sequence MARYLGPKAKLSRREGTDLFLKSARRSIQDKSKFDSKPGQHGRTSGQRTSDFGLQLREKQKVKRMYGVLEKQFRRYFEEADRRRGNTGANLLFILESRLDNVVYRMGFGSTRAEARQLVSHRAITVNGQSVNIASYLVKTGDVIAVRDKSKKQTRIAEALQLAAQVGMPAWVEVNADKAEGTFKKVPDRDEFAADINESLIVELYSR
- the rpsK gene encoding 30S ribosomal protein S11, with the protein product MAKAPANNAAQRVRKKVRKNVADGIAHVHASFNNTIITITDRQGNALSWASSGGQGFKGSRKSTPFAAQVASEVAGRAAVEQGIKNLDVEIKGPGPGRESSVRALAALGIRINSIADVTPVPHNGCRPQKRRRI
- the rpsM gene encoding 30S ribosomal protein S13, coding for MARIAGINIPPHKHAEIGLTAIFGIGRTRARQICEASGIDYSKKIKDLTDADLEKIRDQIALFTIEGDLRRETTMNIKRLMDIGCYRGFRHRRGLPMRGQRTRTNARTRKGPRKAAQSLKK
- the rpmJ gene encoding 50S ribosomal protein L36 → MRVSASVKTICRNCKIIRRKGVVRVICTDPRHKQRQG
- the secY gene encoding preprotein translocase subunit SecY encodes the protein MATNAATLAKTGKFGDLRRRLVFLLLALVVYRIGAHIPVPGINPDQLAQLFQGQQGGILSLFNMFSGGALSRFTVFALGIMPYISASIIMQLMTYVLPSFEQLKKEGESGRRKITQYTRYGALGLALFQSFSIAVALESSAGLVITPGFGFRITAMVSLTAGSMFLMWLGEQITERGLGNGISILIFAGIAAGLPNAIGGLASLVTTGAMNPVIALFIIAVVVLVTYFVVFVERGQRKILVNYARRQVGNKVYGGQSSHLPLKLNMAGVIPPIFASSIILLPATVVGWFSTGDSMRWIKDIAGALTPGQPIYVMLYAAAIVFFCFFYTALVFNSKETADNLKKSGAFIPGIRPGDQTARYIDKILVRLTLAGAVYITFVCLLPEFLILKYNVPFYFGGTSLLIIVVVTMDFMAQVQNYMMSQQYESLLKKANFKTS